One Pseudoliparis swirei isolate HS2019 ecotype Mariana Trench chromosome 4, NWPU_hadal_v1, whole genome shotgun sequence genomic window carries:
- the pou4f1 gene encoding POU domain, class 4, transcription factor 1, with product MMSMNSKQPHYAMHPSLPEHKYTTLHSSSEAIRRACLQTPQLQNNIFASLDETLLARAEALAAVDIAVSQGKTHPFKPDATYHTMSTVPCASNSTVPLAHHHHHHHHHHHQNQEHQDIMDHITSPSLALMSGAHDGSGGGGGGGGGGLISASSAHPHSHMHGLSHLSHQAMSMNSPLTHHGLLPGHHGGGQCGPGLTNAGLPCINDSDTDPRELEAFAERFKQRRIKLGVTQADVGGALANLKIPGVGSLSQSTICRFESLTLSHNNMIALKPILQTWLEEAEGAQREKMNKPDIFNGGEKKRKRTSIAAPEKRSLEAYFAVQPRPSSEKIAAIAEKLDLKKNVVRVWFCNQRQKQKRLKFSAAH from the exons ATGATGTCCATGAACAGCAAACAGCCGCACTACGCCATGCATCCCTCTTTACCCGAGCACAAGTACACCACTTTGCATTCCAGCTCGGAAGCTATAAGGAGAGCCTGTCTACAAACTCCACAG CTCCAAAACAACATATTTGCGAGCCTGGATGAGACGCTGCTGGCTCGCGCGGAGGCTCTGGCGGCCGTGGACATTGCGGTGTCCCAGGGCAAGACTCACCCGTTCAAGCCCGACGCCACCTACCACACGATGAGCACGGTGCCATGCGCGTCGAACTCCACTGTTCCACtggcccaccaccaccaccaccatcaccaccaccaccaccaaaaccaggagcaccaggacaTCATGGACCACATCACCTCGCCGTCCCTCGCCCTGATGTCCGGGGCGCACGACGGGTCcggcggaggaggcggcggtggcggcggagggctcatctccgcctcctccgcccatccgcactcacacatgcacggcTTGAGTCACCTCTCCCACCAGGCTATGAGCATGAACTCGCCTCTCACCCATCACGGGCTCTTACCGGGCCATCACGGAGGGGGTCAATGCGGCCCAGGACTCACTAACGCCGGACTCCCCTGCATCAATGACTCGGACACAGACCCAAGGGAGCTGGAGGCTTTCGCGGAGCGCTTCAAGCAGCGGAGGATCAAGCTGGGGGTGACCCAGGCGGACGTGGGCGGCGCTCTGGCTAATCTCAAAATCCCCGGCGTGGGATCACTGAGCCAAAGTACAATTTGTCGATTCGAGTCGTTAACTCTCTCCCACAACAACATGATTGCGCTCAAACCTATCCTCCAGACCTGGCTGGAGGAGGCCGAGGGGGCCCAGAGGGAGAAAATGAACAAACCAGACATTTTTAATGGAGGGGAAAAGAAACGTAAGAGGACCTCGATAGCGGCCCCGGAAAAGCGGTCTTTGGAGGCTTACTTCGCGGTACAGCCTCGGCCGTCGTCCGAGAAAATAGCGGCTATCGCTGAGAAGTTGGACCTGAAAAAAAACGTGGTGCGAGTGTGGTTTTGCAACCAAAGACAGAAGCAGAAGCGGTTGAAATTTTCCGCAGCTCACTGA
- the obi1 gene encoding ORC ubiquitin ligase 1, which yields MALNFQTSTLSLTLPISCQICLGKVKQPVICANHHVFCSSCMEMWLKKTSQCPTCRVPITAENPCREIIGGTNESDHHDSPSTTKCLRKTRGELLLREYEEEIEGFIRENEELKTTNQSLESQLKTALDPCSVNAVQTEDKNIDPCVVEEWMNKLRAATNVCDQVKQDTDRLKEANKALRSQNVHLVQENMRLKAEVTSRSPQKFGRCTVAALEAKVQQHERDVDHLTRALERSDQYIEDLESRIRKSEKRGFEGQEACKDGKAESEALTQQHRINMMMRSLSDNERESILSNPLVESRNSSLLLMSSADPKEANKNLTGEQKDGDFESTLSDPLPTTPSSAFRSLTLRSPGIREKKVAFKPASYLRKLDFEECPSPNESSSSSSCSSTTAENQISSLDKFPKGSPANTDEEPSKSVFWVDWQSSKSNDESCPDPNEDGSDKEAEAAALEGDESGGFHMSSEASMDAAYRDKISELDSMMLDGESSSSRGSQRSLASSPRADLDSTLVPEKQTCHDVSTSRAGEAAVHCDQKKHSPSNNMPVSSKEAPKGSPEDSLPVSGSESGSRVPDCGPPQTDELSFDLLFDSLEENKAGPSGSLSPASQDHDHVNSSPPASSPSCTGKPVNTPRDRHALNISQPAKRKSHSSFNTNSPTKLSKLM from the exons ATGGCTCTCAACTTCCAGACGTCCACCCTTTCTCTGACTTTGCCGATTTCGTGCCAGATATGTCTCGGAAAG GTCAAGCAGCCGGTCATTTGTGCGAACCACCACGTGTTCTGTTCATCCTGcatggaaatgtggttgaaAAAAACGAGCCAGTGTCCCACCTGCAGAGTCCCCATCACAGCGGAGAACCCCTGCAGGGAAATCATCG GAGGCACAAATGAGAGTGATCACCATGATAGTCCTTCCACGACGAAATGCCTGAGAAAAACCAGAGGAGAACTGCTTTTGCGAGAGTATGAG GAGGAAATTGAAGGGTTCATCAGAGAAAATGAGGAGctgaaaacaacaaatcaaagtCTGGAGTCCCAGCTGAAGACCGCTCTGGATCCCTGCAGCGTGAATGCAGTGCAAACGGAAGACAAGAACATTGACCCCTGTGTTGTGGAAGAATGGATGAACAAGCTGCGGGCTGCCACCAATGTTTGTGACCAAGTAAAGCAGGACACGGATAGGCTAAAGGAG GCAAATAAGGCATTACGATCTCAGAATGTCCACCTTGTACAGGAGAATATGAGATTAAAAGCAGAGGTGACAAGCAGGTCTCCTCAGAA GTTTGGCCGTTGCACAGTGGCAGCGCTGGAAGCTAAAGTCCAGCAGCACGAGCGTGATGTGGACCACTTGACGAGGGCTCTGGAGCGCAGCGACCAGTACATTGAAGACCTGGAGTCTCGCATCAGAAAGTCTGAGAAGAGGGGCTTTGAAGGGCAGGAAGCATGCAAGGACGGCAAGGCTGAGTCTGAAGCactcacacaacaacacagaatCAACATGATGATGAGAAGCCTGAGTGACAATGAGAGGGAGTCAATCCTCAGCAATCCACTGGTGGAAAGTCGAAATTCCAGTTTGCTGCTCATGTCGTCTGCGGATCCCAAAGAGGCCAATAAGAATCTAACCGGAGAACAGAAAGACGGGGACTTTGAAAGCACCCTGTCCGACCCTTTGCCCACCACGCCGTCCTCTGCCTTCCGATCGCTCACTCTGAGAAGCCCTGGCATCCGTGAAAAGAAAGTTGCATTTAAACCAGCTTCTTATCTGAGGAAGCTTGATTTTGAAGAATGTCCTAGCCCtaacgagagcagcagcagcagcagctgcagcagcaccaCCGCGGAGAACCAAATCAGCAGTCTCGACAAGTTCCCCAAAGGCTCGCCTGCAAATACTGACGAGGAACCCTCAAAGTCTGTCTTCTGGGTTGATTGGCAGAGTTCTAAATCTAATGACGAGTCCTGTCCGGATCCAAATGAAGATGGCTCGGATAAAGAAGCTGAAGCCGCAGCCCTTGAAGGCGATGAGTCCGGTGGTTTCCACATGTCCAGCGAGGCATCAATGGATGCGGCTTACCGGGACAAAATCTCCGAGTTGGACTCCATGATGTTGGATGGAGAGAGTTCCAGTAGCCGGGGATCCCAGCGCTCCCTGGCTTCCTCCCCGCGTGCAGACTTGGACAGCACTCTGGtcccagaaaaacaaacatgccACGATGTCTCGACGAGTCGCGCCGGTGAAGCCGCGGTACATTGTGACCAGAAGAAACACTCGCCATCTAACAACATGCCCGTGAGTTCTAAAGAGGCTCCGAAAGGCTCACCAGAGGACAGTCTGCCGGTGTCGGGTAGTGAGAGTGGAAGCCGTGTCCCTGACTGCGGCCCCCCTCAGACGGACGAACTGTCCTTTGATTTGCTGTTTGATTCACTGGAAGAGAATAAGGCCGGTCCCTCCGGCTCTCTCAGTCCAGCAAGCCAGGACCACGATCATGTTAATTCCTCCCCTCCCGCCTCGTCCCCCAGCTGCACTGGTAAACCTGTGAACACACCAAGAGACAGACACGCACTGAACATCAGCCAGCCGGCAAAGAGGAAGTCTCACAGTTCCTTCAACACGAACAGTCCCACGAAACTCTCAAAGCTCATGTGA